The Onychomys torridus unplaced genomic scaffold, mOncTor1.1, whole genome shotgun sequence sequence GCTTATGCAAAAGGGTCTCAGAGGATGGTCATCACTGCACCTCTGGTGACCAATCAGCCAGTGACACCCAAGGCTCTCAGTGCAGGGGACAACAGACCCCACCCACCACATATCCACAACCATTTCCAGGAGTTTCCGGATCCCCACACCTACATCAAAACTCCCACATACCTTGAACCAGTGTCTGACAACCAGGTCCTGAGTGAGAGGGCTGCATCTCAGAGGCGAGATGTGGAGCAAGCACTCACCTGCTTCATGGCCAGGACAGGCAAGCCCCAGAGTCTTTTCAAGGATGATTTCAGCACTTTCCACGTGATTGCCTCCAGAACTCTCACCATCCCCTACCTCACAGCCTTGCTTCCCCTTGAGCTGGAGATCCCGCAGATGGAggagacagacactgagaacattcCTCTTCCTATCAGCATCAAGAATTCCAG is a genomic window containing:
- the LOC118576443 gene encoding LOW QUALITY PROTEIN: transcription initiation factor TFIID subunit 8-like (The sequence of the model RefSeq protein was modified relative to this genomic sequence to represent the inferred CDS: deleted 1 base in 1 codon) translates to MAKRKAGPGGSRMRSGRKQSTNTADNYHLAWKRTLQVVMSSLLTEAGFESSEKASVETLTEILQSYISEVWRSAKSFCEHTARSQPTLWDILVTLVEMVFNVDTLPAYAKGSQRMVITAPLVTNQPVTPKALSAGDNRPHPPHIHNHFQEFPDPHTYIKTPTYLEPVSDNQVLSERAASQRRDVEQALTCFMARTGKPQSLFKDDFSTFHVIASRTLTIPYLTALLPLELEIPQMEETDTENIPLPISIKNSRAEKENSSMSGSWNREESIMDNPYVQPVKKPKICRKSLC